A stretch of DNA from Thiothrix subterranea:
TCAAGCCGATGAGCGAAGCAAAACCTCAGACGGACTTGAATGTTTTGATAATGCAAATTTTATCTCTTGAACTTGAACCAATTAGGAGCAATCTAATGGCAGCGAACCAATATTACGACACAGTGCAACAAATTTACATTGCATATTATGGCCGCCCTGCTGACCCAGAAGGTCTGGCTTACTGGGCTGATCGTCTTGACAAAGTGAACGGCAACCTTGCTGAAATCATCGATGCTTTTGGTAATTCTGCTGAAGCAATTGAGTTATACGGTAGCGAAGGTGCCGCAGCTCGCATCAACAAAGTTTACATGCAACTGTTTGGGCGTGAGGCTGATGCAGAAGGCTTAGCGTTCTACACAAAACAAATTGAGAACGGAACAATTACCCTGGCATCTGTAATGCTTGATGTTCTCAACGGTGCGCAAAACGAAGACAAAGCTATCCTGAATAACAAGGAAGCTATCGCTCACGCTTTCACTGCTCACCTCAATGAGGCTAAAGAAGTTGGTGCTTACGCCGGTAACGCTGCTGCTAACGCAGTACGTGATTTCATGAGTGGCGTTGGTAAAGACAACCTGAACGAAAAGCAACTGAACATTGACCCAGTGATCGTGAAGCTGGTCGGTGGCAATGCAGCACCAACGCCAGGCATTGTAACGTTGACTGCTGATACTGACTCACTCACCGGTACTTACTTCAAAGCACCTGTGGGTTATACACCTGGTGGTAACGACCGCGTTAACACATTGCAAGATGAAGATACCTTGATTGGTACCGGTGGCAATGCAACATTGGATGTCACCTTGGGTACACCTAATGACAACGGTGCTTCTATTGTCACCCCTAAAATGGTTGATGTACGTACTATCAATGCGGAGTTTTCTAGCAGCGTTTCCAGCATGGAATTGAATCTGCAAGACGCTCAAGGCGTTCAGTATGTGAACGTTAACCGCATCAGCGGTGCAGGCAACAGTGCCACTATCGGTGACATGAAAAGCATTCCACTGAACATGACATTGAACAACACCTCTGCTAGCACTAACACGGTGACGTTTGACTTTGCTGCACACACGTTGGACAAAAAGAGCAACGGTACTGACCCAGCAGCAGCAGGTTTCAGCGATGGTGATGTAGGCTCTATTACTATTAACAACGCTGATGTTGATAGATTGGTGATTGGTGAAGTAGACAAGGGTCTGAACTTCCTCGAAAAACTGCGTGTTGACTCTGCGGGTTCAATGTCACCTAACGTCGTGGGTGCATTGAATGTTCAAAACTTGGAAAAACTGTATGTTTCTGGTAGCAGCAACCTGACTATCGGTGACTTGGTAGGCATGGACAGCACCCTGCAATACCTCGATGTACGTGGCATGACGGGCAAATTAACGTTGTCTGACGCGGCTGTTGATTTGATCAAAGCTGACGAAGATAGCTTGAATGCTGGTCAAGTGATTGATGGTAAAGATTCTGCGACTGACGTGCTGGAAATTTTCGACACGGCTAACGTCTCTGCTGCTGACTTGGCAGGCATCAAAAACATCAACGAAATCAAATTCAGCTCTGGCAACCAAACTGAAGAGCAGGTTCTGACTCTGGTATTGAGCGATGCAGTTCTGGATGGTTTCAACACTGCTGGTACTGCTTCTCAAGCTACCCCAGAAAGCATCAACATTTCTTTGGGTGCAGGTTCTGCACCTAAGAAAGTGGTGTTGGATCTGACTGATGTAACCACACCTGGTCAGTTCATTTTCAACGTATCGGATGCAGATTTTGCTAACTTCACCGTGATTGACCCGAATCATGTTTTCCGTGCAGCACTAAGCAACCCAACCTTCAGCATTGCTGATGTAACAGTTGAAGAAGGCGGTACTGCGGTTGTTACCATTACCCGTGATGACGCGACTGATGCAGCTTCTATCACTGTGCAAACGGCTGATGGCACTGCAACTGCCGCTGATTACACGGGTGTTGGTACTGCCGTTGCATTTGCAGCAGGTGAACTGACTAAAACCGTTTCTATCAGCACGATTGAAGATGCGATTGATGAAGCTAATGAAACCTTCACTGTGGCGATCTCTAACCCAACTATCGGCACAGTGTCTGCTACTGCGGCTACAGCGACGGTCACTATCACTGATAACGACCTGCCACCAGGCCCAATCGCCCGTACTGTAACCGTTACTAACGGTACTGATGATGCGGCTGCTGGTAGCAACACCAGTGAAAACGCTGATCCTGATCTGGTGACTTTCGTTATTGCTGATGGCATTGGCGCTGACTTCACTTACACCATCAGTAACTTTGCTGCTGGCGACAAGATCGACTTTGAAGATGGCTTCGGTGGCGTGAGCGTTACCAACGTTGATTTCAGTGATGGCACTGTACAACTCAGCGCGGCTGATGCGTCTGGCAACATCGCAACTATCGTACTGACCGGTGTTGCGGTTGAAGATGGCGCTACGTTCATCGTAGATGCTACTACTTTCAACAACACTTTCGGTGCTGGCAGCCTGATCTAAGGGCTAATTCACGGGAAACCCTAGAGGTCAGCGATGTGCTGACCCTAGGGATAGGCTGATTTTTAAACTAAGGAGTTAAACAAGATGGCTCGTATTCTTTTATCACAAAATGAAGGTCTGAACATCGCCAGCGATAACGCAGAAGTTATCGGTGCGGCTGGTGTTGAGAAGGTTATTATTTTTGACAATGCACCTTTTAACGTTGATGCGGTTAAATTAGACCAAAACGTTGAACGCGCAGAGTTGGCACAAGCTAACAGCACCTACAAATATCAGGCGGCTGGTAACGTGTTGAAAGTATTTGGTGCTGATGGCAAATTGGTTATGGAAATGCCGGTTAACACCAGCGGTGCACAAACTATCGCTGTAGGCGATGGTTCCATGGTTGTTAAGTTTGAAACCTCTGGCGCTAACGCTGGTAAAGTCACTGTCGGTGGTACACCTGTTGTAGCAACCGTTGGTGGTGCAGCATTGGTTGGCGCTACATTGAATGCTGCTGATGCTAGTTCTCATGGCCCAGTCGTTTCAACGTCTTCTACTTTCAGCATTGCTGCGGCAACTGCGAGTGCAGCAGAAGGTAACTCAGGCACGACTAACCTGAGCGTGACTGTTTCGCGCACGGGCGACATCACGAAAGTAGCTTCTGTCACTGTTGCAACGGCTGACGGTACGGCAACCATCGGTGACTCTGACTATGTGGCGGTTACTCAAGTAGTTAGCTTCGCTGCGGGTGAGTCTACTAAGACAGTCAGCTTGGCTGTTAATGGCGACACTAAAGTTGAATCTAACGAAACCTTCAGTGTGGCATTGTCTGCTGCTTCTGCGGGTGACAGCATCAACGCAGCAGCACAGTCTGTTTCATTGACTATCACCAATGATGACGTGGCAGCAGTTAATCAGACATTTGTACTGACTGTTAACCCAGATGGCTTCACGGGTGGTGATGGTGATGACCAGTTTATTGCCAGTGATGCTACGCTGTCTGCTGCTGACGTATTGAATGGTGCAGCAGGTAACGATACCCTGCGTTATGCGTCTTCTTTCGCCGGTGCTGTTATTGAAAACGGCTTCGCTACTAGCAACATTGAAAACATCCGTGTGACCAGCGATGCGGCGGGCGGTACTTCTTTTGACATGACAGGCGTCAATGGCGCAACAGTCATGGCTAACGACAACAGCAGCACTAACTTAGCACTGACGGGTGTTAAGACTATTCTGGATCTGGAAATGCTCAACGTAACCGGTGGTAACACTACGGTTGCTTATCAGGCTGGTGTTGTAGCTGGCACTGCTGATACCCAAAAAATCTTGTTGAACAATGTTAAGGACAACGCGGGTCTACCCGTCAGTTCCGTGACGATTAACGGGATTGAGACATTTGCTGTTACCACGGCTGGTACTTCATCCAGCGTGACCAGCCTTGCTGGTGATCGCTTGACTAAAGTGACTCTGGCTGGCGATAAAGACCTGAGCGTTCAGAACGTTCTGACGGGTATTGCTACTGTTGATGCAACTGCATTTACTGGCAAACTGACTGCAACGGTTGATGCCACGCAATCTCTGAACGTAACTGGCGGTACTGCGGATGATGTTATCTCTGTCAGCGGTAACTTGGGTGCCAATGATACCCTGAACGGTGGTGCAGGCACTGATACGTTGTCAGTGAGCAATGCTCAAGCAACCACTGGTACTAACGGTGCAACGGTCAGCAACTTTGAACAGTTGGGAGTAACTAATGCAGCCAGTGGTATTATCAATATGGATAACTTTACTGGCTTCAGTAAAGTTATTTTAGATGCTGGGATGGGTGCGCCAGTAAGCGTTACTAATGCTGTTACTGGTTTAGTCATTGAAGTGGATGTTGATGTTGCGACAACAGTAGCTACTCCTGCTCCAAATGATCTGACAAGCAATACCACTAATCTGACACTGGCATTGAAGACGAATGGTACAGCAGATACTGCTACTATCTTGTTTGATGATATTAATAATAATGATGTCATCCCAGCGGGCAGTACTATTCCTGGCGCTAACCAAGTAGGTATCATAACGGCTAACGAAGTAGAAACCTTGAATCTGGAAGGTTCTAAGCTGGCTGGTGGTGCGAGTCAAACGTTGAACATTGCAGGTTTGAACGCTACTCAGATGAAAACCCTGAACATCAATAGCGATGCAGCGTTGACATTGGCGAATGGTAATCCCGGTCAAACCACTACAGCCGCACTTACTAAGGTTGACGCCAGTGCTTCTACTGGTAATTTGAACCTTAACTCATTGAGTCTGGCAACCACTGGTGCAACCGTTATTGGTGGTACTGGTGATGACCGGATCAATGCCGGTGCAGGTACTGGTGCTGACACCCTGACCGGTGGTGCTGGTAAAGACGTGTTTGTGTTCGAGGTTGGTGATTCAACCACAACAGCGACTGATACTATCACTGACTTTGTATCGGGTACGGATAGCCTTAACCTGTCTAACTATGGTTTGCTGGCTGCCAACCAATTTGTGGGTACTTTCAATGACTTCGGTTCTGCTCAAGGTGCATTGCTGAACACAGGTGGCTCGGCCGTATTTGAAGCTAACTTTGACGGACAAGGCAATGGTCGTCTGTGGATCGATAATGGCGCGGCTTTCGGTACATTAGATGCTGCCGATAACCGTATCATCTTGAAAGGTGTTTCCAGTGTGACGGCGGCTGACCTTGGTCTGGCAGCGGGTAACACGATTAACCTTACTGCACCAGCAGCATTGACTAATACCACCACAAACAACGCTAACGCAACCGCTCAAACCAGCGCTGGCCCTGACACTATCAATTCCACTGTCGCTAATTTGGTGGGTTCTAGTATCAATGGTGGCACTGGGACAGATAAGTTGGTTATCAGTGATGCGGTGACAACGGCTAACTTTGCGCTGGATGATGGTGCTCCTGGAACAGGTAGTATCCAATCAGTAGAGGAAGTCACGCTGTTATCAGGTACTAGCGGTGCAGGCACTTTTAACATGAATGGTGAGTTCGCTAGATTGAATGCTAGTGCAGCGTCCATCGTCACGTTGAATGCAGCAGGTTTGCGTGTTGAAGGTTCAACCGGTGCTGACACCGTGAACACGACAACAGCGTTTTTGAATAATGCCACGATCAATGGCGCAACCGGTAGTGATACCTTGGCGATTAGTGCGGTAACAGCGCTTACGTCATTAAACAATGGTACAACTGGCGGAAGCATCTCCAACATTGAAGCGGTAACATTGGCAAATGGTACTGGTGGATTCGGGA
This window harbors:
- a CDS encoding beta strand repeat-containing protein; translation: MARILLSQNEGLNIASDNAEVIGAAGVEKVIIFDNAPFNVDAVKLDQNVERAELAQANSTYKYQAAGNVLKVFGADGKLVMEMPVNTSGAQTIAVGDGSMVVKFETSGANAGKVTVGGTPVVATVGGAALVGATLNAADASSHGPVVSTSSTFSIAAATASAAEGNSGTTNLSVTVSRTGDITKVASVTVATADGTATIGDSDYVAVTQVVSFAAGESTKTVSLAVNGDTKVESNETFSVALSAASAGDSINAAAQSVSLTITNDDVAAVNQTFVLTVNPDGFTGGDGDDQFIASDATLSAADVLNGAAGNDTLRYASSFAGAVIENGFATSNIENIRVTSDAAGGTSFDMTGVNGATVMANDNSSTNLALTGVKTILDLEMLNVTGGNTTVAYQAGVVAGTADTQKILLNNVKDNAGLPVSSVTINGIETFAVTTAGTSSSVTSLAGDRLTKVTLAGDKDLSVQNVLTGIATVDATAFTGKLTATVDATQSLNVTGGTADDVISVSGNLGANDTLNGGAGTDTLSVSNAQATTGTNGATVSNFEQLGVTNAASGIINMDNFTGFSKVILDAGMGAPVSVTNAVTGLVIEVDVDVATTVATPAPNDLTSNTTNLTLALKTNGTADTATILFDDINNNDVIPAGSTIPGANQVGIITANEVETLNLEGSKLAGGASQTLNIAGLNATQMKTLNINSDAALTLANGNPGQTTTAALTKVDASASTGNLNLNSLSLATTGATVIGGTGDDRINAGAGTGADTLTGGAGKDVFVFEVGDSTTTATDTITDFVSGTDSLNLSNYGLLAANQFVGTFNDFGSAQGALLNTGGSAVFEANFDGQGNGRLWIDNGAAFGTLDAADNRIILKGVSSVTAADLGLAAGNTINLTAPAALTNTTTNNANATAQTSAGPDTINSTVANLVGSSINGGTGTDKLVISDAVTTANFALDDGAPGTGSIQSVEEVTLLSGTSGAGTFNMNGEFARLNASAASIVTLNAAGLRVEGSTGADTVNTTTAFLNNATINGATGSDTLAISAVTALTSLNNGTTGGSISNIEAVTLANGTGGFGISIFDGVGVSITTGAASIVALGNGGQTFTGMTGNQVVVDNATSNDTITTGAGADVITSNGGNDNIQTGAAADVVNMTGLTSADTVNGGGNAGDTLNITDAASAAGTDLTNVSGFDTLNINGSGTYVTTDGLVAAAATLTVSAAAATAAVTFNGAAETNGFFSITGSTFADTLTGGAAADFFNGGAGNDTITGGAGSDGVQSSAGNDVVNLGEGADIFLATPGAVAGNATVTGGAGSDLYFLVGADGDQNSIQSNGIITITDFALGAAGDQIYLNLTGTDIFSRANFGAMAFGDDLVILGEAQTTAQITAATNAVVTNAAVLAVFNSSTGKGELWFDANWADNAGRTQIATLDNMTSAAQLGGLSAINGVDFFVVQ
- a CDS encoding Calx-beta domain-containing protein — translated: MSEAKPQTDLNVLIMQILSLELEPIRSNLMAANQYYDTVQQIYIAYYGRPADPEGLAYWADRLDKVNGNLAEIIDAFGNSAEAIELYGSEGAAARINKVYMQLFGREADAEGLAFYTKQIENGTITLASVMLDVLNGAQNEDKAILNNKEAIAHAFTAHLNEAKEVGAYAGNAAANAVRDFMSGVGKDNLNEKQLNIDPVIVKLVGGNAAPTPGIVTLTADTDSLTGTYFKAPVGYTPGGNDRVNTLQDEDTLIGTGGNATLDVTLGTPNDNGASIVTPKMVDVRTINAEFSSSVSSMELNLQDAQGVQYVNVNRISGAGNSATIGDMKSIPLNMTLNNTSASTNTVTFDFAAHTLDKKSNGTDPAAAGFSDGDVGSITINNADVDRLVIGEVDKGLNFLEKLRVDSAGSMSPNVVGALNVQNLEKLYVSGSSNLTIGDLVGMDSTLQYLDVRGMTGKLTLSDAAVDLIKADEDSLNAGQVIDGKDSATDVLEIFDTANVSAADLAGIKNINEIKFSSGNQTEEQVLTLVLSDAVLDGFNTAGTASQATPESINISLGAGSAPKKVVLDLTDVTTPGQFIFNVSDADFANFTVIDPNHVFRAALSNPTFSIADVTVEEGGTAVVTITRDDATDAASITVQTADGTATAADYTGVGTAVAFAAGELTKTVSISTIEDAIDEANETFTVAISNPTIGTVSATAATATVTITDNDLPPGPIARTVTVTNGTDDAAAGSNTSENADPDLVTFVIADGIGADFTYTISNFAAGDKIDFEDGFGGVSVTNVDFSDGTVQLSAADASGNIATIVLTGVAVEDGATFIVDATTFNNTFGAGSLI